The Acidimicrobiia bacterium genome segment GGTCGATCCGCGACCTCGACCTCCAGGTGGCGTGCTGCCGCGCCTTCAACGACTGGCTGGCCGGCTACTGCGCCGTCGACCCGAGCCGGCTCCGCGCCGCGGCGGCGTTGCCGCTGGCCTCGGTCGACGCCGCCGTCGTCGAGGCCGAGCGCGCCGTCTCGGAGCTCGGCGCGGTCACCCTCACCGTCCACGGCTCGGTGGTGGGCCGCAACCTCGACGACCCCGACCTGTTCCCGCTCTACGAGGCCGCCGAGCGCCTCGACGTCGCGCTGGGTCTGCACGCCGGCGGCACCGGCCTGGCCGTGGACCGGTTCGTCGACCAGTACGCGCTCGCGCACGCCTGCGCCTTCCCGATGGACGTCATGCTCGGGGCCACGACGCTGCTCTGCGGCGGCGTGCTCGAGCGCTTCAGCCGCCTGCGGGTCGCGCTGCTCGAGGCGGGCTGCGGCTGGTTCCCCGCCTTCCTCGAGCGGCTCGACGAGCACTACGAGAAGCGCGCCGGCGAGATGCCCGGCCTGCGGCGACCGCCGAGCGCGTTCGTCCGCGAGGGCCGCGTCGTCATCTCCTGCGAGCCCGAGGAGCACGGGATCAGGTACGCGGCGGAGCGGCTCGGCCCCGGAGCGGTCGTGTACGCCTCCGACTACCCGCACTGGGACGCTGAGTTCCCCGGCTCGGTCGACGCGGTGCGCGACCGCCGGGACCTCGACGAGCCGACCAAGCGCGCGATCCTTGGCGGCAACGCCCGCCGGCTGCTCGGCCCGCACCTCGCGCTGGCGCCGGCCCCCGCCCGAGGAGGATCCGCATGACCGCGCGCACGCCGGTGGACAAGCTCCCCGAGCCCGACCTCGGGCTCGCGCTGATCCCGAAGGACCGGTACCTGTCGGTCGCGTACGCGCAGCTCGAGCGCGACCGGCTCTGGCCCCGGGTGTGGAACCTGGTCGGCCCGACCCAGGACGTCGCCGAGCCCGGCGACTACCTCGTGTTCGACCTCGGGGTCGAGTCGGTGCTCGTCGTCCGCGGCGACGACGGCCGGCTGCGCGCCTTCCACAACGTGTGCCAGCACCGGGGGCGGCGGCTGCGCGAGCGCGGCTCGGGGCACGCCGAGACGTTCCAGTGCCCCTACCACCTGTGGACCTACGAGAACGACGGCCGCCTCTCGTGGGCCCCCGACGCCGACGACTTCCCGCAGGGCGACCCCACCGGCTGCGTCGCCCTCCCCGAGGTGCGGTGCGAGACGTGGAACGGCTGGGTGTTCGTGAACTTCGACCGCGGCGCGGAGCCGCTGCGCGAGTACCTCGGCCCGCTCGCCGAGCACCTCGCGCCCTACGACTTCGCCGCCCAGTACCACCTGGTCGAGGACATCTCGATGCTGTGGGCCTGCAACTGGAAGGTCGGCGTCGACGCCTTCAACGAGGTGTACCACGTGCAGGGGATCCACCCCGAGCTGCTGTCGTTCACCGACGACGTCGACTGTCCGGTCGACATCCTGGGCAAGCACAGCCGCTTCATCTTCCGCGTCGGCTACCCGAGCCCGCGCTGGACCGACGAGCGGGCGCGCCGAGAGGGCTACGCCGACCGGCACCAGATCACCCAGATGATGCGGGTGATCATGGAGGGTGCCGGCCTCGACCCCACCGACTTCGAGGGCCGCGCCGAGGCGGTGCGGCCGGCGCTGTTCCGAGCCCGGCGGGAGTACGGGGCGCGGAACGGCCTCGCCTACGACGGGCTGGCCGACGAGCAGCTCACCGACGACTTCCACTACTTCATCTTCCCGAACATCACGCTGAACATCTCCGCTGACCACTTCTGGTTCTTCCGCCACCGCCCGCACGCCACGGACCCCGAGCAGATGTGGTGGGACTTCCAGACCTACGTCCGGCTTCCCCCGGGCGTGGACCCACCGCCCCGGCCGGAGACCGTCGTCTGCCGGTTCGGCGACGGCACCGAGCGGAAGCTCCACCTCGCCCTGCAGCAGGACGCCGCCGCCGCTCCACCGGTCCAGGCCGGCATGCGCTCGTCCGGGTACGCCGGCCTGTACCTCGCGCACCAGGAGCGGCGGCTCCGCCACTTCCATCGGGTGCTCGAGGACTACGTCGCCTCGTGAGCCGGTACGTCCGCGTCGGCGGCACGGACGACGTGCGGCCGGGCCGGGCCCGGGCCGTGGCGGTCGAGGACCAGCACGTGCT includes the following:
- a CDS encoding aromatic ring-hydroxylating dioxygenase subunit alpha, coding for MTARTPVDKLPEPDLGLALIPKDRYLSVAYAQLERDRLWPRVWNLVGPTQDVAEPGDYLVFDLGVESVLVVRGDDGRLRAFHNVCQHRGRRLRERGSGHAETFQCPYHLWTYENDGRLSWAPDADDFPQGDPTGCVALPEVRCETWNGWVFVNFDRGAEPLREYLGPLAEHLAPYDFAAQYHLVEDISMLWACNWKVGVDAFNEVYHVQGIHPELLSFTDDVDCPVDILGKHSRFIFRVGYPSPRWTDERARREGYADRHQITQMMRVIMEGAGLDPTDFEGRAEAVRPALFRARREYGARNGLAYDGLADEQLTDDFHYFIFPNITLNISADHFWFFRHRPHATDPEQMWWDFQTYVRLPPGVDPPPRPETVVCRFGDGTERKLHLALQQDAAAAPPVQAGMRSSGYAGLYLAHQERRLRHFHRVLEDYVAS
- a CDS encoding amidohydrolase family protein, coding for MGAALDDDRVIDVDGHVWEPDQVWEDHLEPAFLDRRPRIVRDDRGTTRYLVEDRLMPVGTGRGAWAPEGFREASLHRPGGVDPRARLVDMDTEGIDVAVLYGTLALGLWSIRDLDLQVACCRAFNDWLAGYCAVDPSRLRAAAALPLASVDAAVVEAERAVSELGAVTLTVHGSVVGRNLDDPDLFPLYEAAERLDVALGLHAGGTGLAVDRFVDQYALAHACAFPMDVMLGATTLLCGGVLERFSRLRVALLEAGCGWFPAFLERLDEHYEKRAGEMPGLRRPPSAFVREGRVVISCEPEEHGIRYAAERLGPGAVVYASDYPHWDAEFPGSVDAVRDRRDLDEPTKRAILGGNARRLLGPHLALAPAPARGGSA